The nucleotide window cccatagcactgccccgtagcactgcccagagcactgCCCCAAAGCAGCGCCCCACACCACACCCTCTGGAACTCCTAATCCAGCCCCACACTGGCTATGCCACACCAGGAGCACTGCCCCTCAccctccccagagccccacagtgGCCACTGGGCCAGAAGTCCCCCCTAGGGGAtgtgggttggggtggccacagggagcagaagaaataaaatgaacacCATGTGGCCATTGCATGGTCAGACCCTCCCACCTGGACAGGTGGAAGCTGGACTTGCATGGGACTGTGGGTGGTAGCTctaattctgtctttttctctctctctttctttaatCACCTTCTCTTAAATCTCCCTTCTTCATTTTTAGGGTAACATAAAACCAAATGGGTTGGATTTTGATGACTTGTATGGCTCAGCATGTGCTCAGTCAGTGCTCTGTGGGATGCTCTGTTCTGGTTGAATGCTGccctttaaacttttgccaagctccctcattttctaaaatttgcCAGTAAAAGTGTGTTATTTGACCTCCTGAGAAAAGGTGTAGATTTTCTCCCTTGTGGTCCCTCTCAAGATATTAAAAGAGCTaaaggacattttaaaatacctgGAGGGAGAATATTTTTGGTaccttgtatattttttaaactaaaacccCTTGGATGAGCTCATAGCTCAAACCTGGTGTCCTGCAgtccatctctggaagtgttcaaaaaacattgaactgtgacacttggggacacggTTCAGTGGGGAAGATGTCAGTGTCAGGTTAATGATTGGACTCCATCACTttagaggtctttccaaccttaacaattctatgattcttaatGATTAAGATCTTTCATCTTGTCACTTGTCTCTTCTTTTGTCTGCTCATTTGtcataataaataattcattttacatAAGTATATCTAACTTGCCATTGTTAAAACTGTGGGAAACGTGATTCAATCACACCTCTATAATTTACACTGCAGAGTAAATCTGAGGCTAAGATTGGATCCAGTCACAcccaggctcctctctgagaaggagtttagaaagcaaggggtCCTTTCTGCCCCTCACAGCTCAATGAGGCAGCTTCTCCAGTAAACTCTGTCTAAGTCTTCTATTTCCACCATCACCCCGTGAGGTTCCACACAGTCCCAAGGTTCCTTTTATCCTGTGAGCTTCCAGAGTGTTCCAGGATTCCTTTGGATCTCTTGAGGCCCTGAAGGGTCATGATGATCCCTTCATTTGATGAGGTTCTGCAGACTGACAATGATCTCTTTGGatcaataagactctgcagtgtcacacagggccattcattccatgaggttccacagtgtcacactcGTCCCTTATGCTCCACAAGGCCCTGCACTGTTATAATGGCCCCCTAAATCCATGAGATTTCACAGTGATCCTtggattccatgaggttctgcagtgtcacaatgtcccttttgTTCCATCAGGCTCTGAGGAGTCACAATGATCCCTTGATTCCATgggactctgcagtgtcacaattccatgaggttccacagtgtcacactggtccCTTGTGCTCCACaaggcctgggctgtgctgggagaggccCTTGGTGCTGGagagagcccagggcaggtgggagagcttggagggagctgggctggctggaATGGACCTGGGAGAGAAAACTATCCGTGTATCTCTGAAGTGCTGAGGCCTGAACAACAGGCCCTGAGCCAGAGGTGATCTTGAGATGAACGTTCCAATTTAATGTTCTATTTAGCTTTGTGTCTGCTTATTAGCCAAAGCCTGTATATCCTCAGTGAAATACATAAGGCTGCACCTGTGTAAACATCTGTGCTTGTTAGTGAGATACATTGGTATTCACTTATTAGGGAAGATTAGGATCTGTTCTTTGATGAGATATGAATAGATCTGTCTTTCTGTATTTAGACACAGGCCAAGGCCATGGCAGAGATGGTTGGTCTTGATTGACAGCAGATGGTCCAAATTGACTCCCTGATTTTCCTCTGAAGCCTTGGCCAGGCTTTGGGTGAAAaacaaggagagaagaaagccaGATATTTTCCACACTGAATAAGTGATATAAGCTTGTTTGTTTAACATATAAAAGTTGGGCTCTTTTCACAGCAAAGATGGAGAGCTCACCCAGGAGTGGATGTACCAAGTGGGATttcccagttcctgggagtgacTCTCTGACCCTTCACTGTTACTGCGGCTCCGGGCAGGTCTGTGCTCTTGGTGGAAGAAACAGACCAGGAAGGTGGCCCAGGACACTTGTCACCCCCACTATCTCTCTCCAGTTATTTCCAGCCCTGGCTACTCAGCCCAGTGTTATGGGTGGGTTTTGCTGTGCCCACCTCCCCACTCCTGCTGGCTCAGGGGCTGTCCCTGAGCaatggccagccctgcccagcccctctcctggcccagagcctggcagagcctgagcaggGCTGTCTGTGAGGCCCCACAGGTGACAGAGcctctccaggggctgggagaggtgtGGAATAGGACAGCCATGGTGTGACCAAGCCCAGGGACTACACTGGGTATTCCATCAAAGGGGCCATTCCCCACCCtggatgctcctgccctgcgctggagctgcacagggtgCTGTGGaaccagctgtggggcagtggggcacaaaggggccatggaacctctgccaggggatgacagcaaggccaggcacagacaaggaattcctgggcatggcctcTACTGTGCAAGGAGGaaggcaaagctcccctggagttggtggctgcagAGAAAGACAAGAGCAaaaagagcctcagtggctgtgctggagaccaaggctgaaggagggaaatgcagggctGCTATTGGATGGGGAGGGAGATTTAATTCaggcagacactgctgtggggctgagggactccatggcttctctgtctgagtcttcactggaaaggtctctcaggcctctgtgctcagggaaagcttcagggaggaggagagcccgtcttggcaggaacctcctgcaatggcagagggacacatggcagtgtgtgcccctgcagggcactgccctggccatggcacaggctgggagctgcctggctgggagcagccctgtaaggcagctgtgggtgggcaggagctgggcaggaggcagccgtgtgccctggcagcaagggaggccaggagcaccctgggctgtgtgaccagcacagcaaggacgtggcttatcctggttgctgtggctgaggaaagctgcacaaagagctgtggagTTTAAAAATTGTATCCTGTTTAATTTGTACTGTGGGCAATGAAGGGAGACCTTCTGTGTCTCTAAGTGTCACCAGTTCCTGGTCCCCTAAAGAGCACAAACCTGATGGATTTTGGTTCCACTCCAGTGCCACTTGGATCTTGTCCCATatccagagcacagagctcccttgTCCAACAGAGTTCTTGGAAATGAAGGGATTAGAGACACACGACAGGCTGTGGGGTTCAGTTCCAGGGGATggccagggatttggggtggttgtGACCCCAGGGCaagacccagcacttggccttgttgaacctcatccagtTGGCCTgggcccattgatccagcctgtccagacccctctgcagagccttcctgccctccagcagatcagcaatcccacccagcctggtgtGATTTGTGAGCTGACTGAGTGAGGCGCACTTGATgtcctcatccagatcattgataaaggtGTTTAACTGAGCTGACCCCAATACTGATCCCTGGGAATACCCCTGGGTGTAACTCCATTCCCCACCATTCCTTGGGCTTGGCCATCCAGACAGATTTATCCCCAGTGAACAGATGTTGCAGAGAATGTTTGATAAAGTTCCTGTAGCCCCAGAATATTGGGGTAAGTGCATATTTAGCTCTGTACAATAGGTAATTTcattcactttttctcttttcctccctttgtgGACCAAGGGACCTTGTGACCACTGAGTGTGACTTGCTTGTGAAAGAGCAAATATGGGCAGAACTGGTGACAGGGAGTGTTTGAGGGGACCTTGGGATTTGGGCTTGACACAAAGTGTTTGCCATTGATCTAAGGTGTGGCAAGTGGACTACAGGGGATGCAAGGTAGACTTAATATACATCAGAGGAAGGACTTTTACTTTTAactgagctgtgccttcctttggttttgtttgctgacaatacatgaacatccctgtgtgtctcctgcagctctttctccaagtacagcaggtgggagttggtgcccaggagctgaaacctgcaggtccagcctttagtggaggaagctcagattgcacaaggctgctttgagtgccaggggtgtgatgagggaaatggtggggtggggattaGGGATAAAGTCTGATGGATTGTCAGACAAAAAGGGTCTTGATTTTCATGTCTATTCACACTGAATTAGGAGATGCTCTGGGTCAATATCAATAGGGAATTGCTGGTAATAAtgtttaaagaggaaaaaataaacaggccaaaaaaagacatattttcaCTTGTGTTTAATTTAATAGTATAAGGTATtcactttgaatgcatttctgagatctctgtaattgaccacagaagatttgaaaatgtaaaagtaaattattcccaggggttggttttgttaaaatgccatcagtgaaaagagaccatgaagggaaagagcagacaaggagaccatccctggtgcttgggaacaatatcaattagggtttgctgctctcagtgtataaacaggaaaaaggaaatgggacaaaaagttctatttcttcatttttttgtcactgtacTACACTGactttgaatacacttctgGTATCTGTCTAATGAAGCACAAAAGAATTGAAgacttaatattaaattattcccAAAGGCTTGTCTTGTTAggatgttttgaatgttaatgagcactctggcactgaattcctgaactgaagatttgaaaactgaacaaacctttaaaaaagcaaaattcaccATCAAACCTTCAAGTTCCTGAGAGTGTCAGCAAGCCCCACTGAGGCCATGACTGAAAAGAGACcccagaggggaagagcagacaagaagaccctccctggggctggggaagcagcagctcagagtcactggttacaggtggaaaagggactgtggaatgtggctgtgaaagggcctgatggactttgccaagcaggacagccaagccctgccacccatctctggttcctcacaggatgctcctggagcagagtgatgtggggtgtggaatggggagggcaggagagcaataggacacctccacagctctatggagtgggtgaggaggtgacaagccctggggctgtaaggAACTGGTGTCTTCTCATAGGCTGTCAAGAGCCAGgaaactgccctgttgcagaaaagcacagtgaagagccaaagtgtgtgagagcaggagagggcacagcagtgtccctttcacagccaggcctccagggacatacctgaaggagcagcagagcagggtctgggctttgtctttgtttcctggacaccctgggcaaggggccccagggcaattgtcacagatcaccccctgcaaacaccattcccagccctggcctctcacccaccactgacaggttgtttgtccctccatggggacaccaaatgagcagctcacaaggccatgctgcaattgtacagaggagacttcagcatgcacagtgtgtgtgtggggagatgaacccaagagaacacaaagatcatcagctaatcctggaggtgtggggaagggctgtgggacacacagtgtctcgaggtcacttcactctgggccccacatcccctggaaaagccccaggatgcagcactgggatgtgcttctgagcacagagctccccctgtgcccatccctcaggccgtggggcatctcagagaggggcagagcaggtgacaccccacagggctgaggtgcctccggcccccagcagtggcagtgagagcccagggagagactgtgactcctgcaatgatctccccatgggtgtaaaagggaaagactctctgatcacccctgggtgcatgagaatcccacaatcccagttcagaggtggatgccttgctggacctcgacatttctgtgagtgactccaggaacaaactCCATTGGCCCAGTGAGATTCACCTCAGTGGTCTTGGACAGTTCATTGCAagtgctcctgaactgctgcatcacccttgcctgggattctgggctgtgctctcaaaagggccagagcaatctgagaggttctggggtccttggaaaaggcagatgccaagcccatctttaagaagagcaaaatgagaatgGGGAGAATTACAGGCTGCCCATCAAGCCGctctatcactgcccttcccagatggacaggggagagagaataaggtGGAAAATGACTCATGGTTTGGGATAAGATActttactaaagcaaaagccaaattttgcacccaaacaaaaaaagaaaaaaataaccaggtTTTTTTTCTACTCCCCATCATCAGTGGTGTCTGGCCATGTCCCAGCAAGCCAGGCTTCAGCAcacggagcagctgctcagcaggcaaaCATTGTAAACAATGAAtgccccccttcctcctcctttcctcatcttttatatctgagctgacatTCCATGATCTGGAATACCCCTCTGGTCAGTCTGGCTCAGCTGGCCTGGCCGTGTTTCCTCCCAGGACCTTGCCCTCAGTTGGGGAAGGAAcgttgcagtgctggggctgtgccagccctgctcagcagtagccaaaacattggtgtgttctcagcacctttccagctcccaacacaaagcacagcactgggagggccactgtggggaaatgagctccagctcagccagacccaaaatatttccacagtGTTCGGTGCTGTCCCAGGATTGCTTTAGTTctgtgaggccctgcagtgtccaggtggcatcctggttccctgaggttccacagtgtgacAATGACCCCTTGATTCTATGAGGTTAAAAACTGTCTCAAGACCCCTTTTGTTCCATGAGGCCCCACATGTCACAATGaaccctttggttccatgagctctgcagtgtcccaggatacctttggttccttcaggccctgcagtgtttCAATGACCCCCTTTTTCGAAgagtttccacagtgtcccagggtcccttttGTTCCATAAGGCCCTTAAATGTCAAAATTGCCCCTGGGTTTCTGCAATGTTACAACTGAGCAATGATTTCATCAGATTCTAGAATGTtccaggattcctttgaatcCATGAGGTCCTGCAGTGTCATAATGcccccttgattccatgaatttctgcagtgtcccagggttccttgcagtccatgaggccctgtagtgtcacaatgatccctggattccatggggctccacagggtcacaaagggcttctgtttccttgaggtcctgcagggtcacaatggaactttgattccatgaggttcccaagtgtcagaatggccccttggttccaagtctttccacagtgtcccagggtccctttggttcctgagAGAAGATTGCCGGGGATAAAATGAGGAGTATCAAGTTATATTCACATCCCAACAGAAGTTGCAATGGTACACAAATTATAGGTAAAGGTCCATCAGGAttgtttgcacagtcagtgtttcaacaCTCTCAGCATTATCTGAACCTGATTTTACCTCaccaaaatcatggaatcatagaatagattgggttggaaaagccttccgagatcaccaagtccaacccttggtccaactccagtccctttaccagatcatggcactcaggggtacggccaatctgcgtttaaaacctccagggatgtggaatccaccccctctctgggcagcccattccaatgcctgagcactctctctgcaaataatttttttctgctctccaacttcaatttcccctggcagagcttgagcccaccgtgcccccttgtcctattgctgagtgcctgggagaagagaccaacccccacatgtccagaacttcccttcaggaagttctAGACAGGGGTAAGATcgcccctcagcctcctcttctccaggctaaacacccccagctccctcagcttctccccacagcacttgtgctccagtcccttctccagtctcGTTGTTattctctggccccactccagcccctgaATATCGTTCCTggactgaggggcccagaactgaacacaacactcaaggtgtggcctccccagtgcagagtccaggggtagggtcactgccctgggcctgctggccacgctagtttttATCCAGCATAGGATCCCACTGGCtgtcttggccacctgggcacattgttggctcatgttgaactTCCTGTCAGTCAGTCCCTCCAGGTcgctttctgcctggctgctctccagccactctgtgcccagcctggagcgctgcagggggttgatgtggccaaagtgcacaaatctttcctctctgttggccaagccccccttccctcccccaaataTCCCATCCCTTTTGTCCCAGTTCCTCCTGACCTCCAcaaatccttcagctggatGGGCTCAGATCTGTGATGCCCTTCATGGcccctgagcatctgcctgcccagcttggcAAGTCTgttctgggaacacacctgacagcccagcccccaaggggacaggatgttctgctgtgctggagaggaccctcctcagcctggccagcagtgctgcagggggggattccctgtccctccccagctggtccttcctgcccagcagctcctgttccagaagGGCTCACAGACACTCTGGGGGACTTTTCATACTTGGGtccttgagctgccctggggcatctctggggcagtggccaactctgtgactgctctgggaagtcatggcctgaagccaggagtgtgggttttaggaggtagttgaaacctctgcagacaagaaatcCTGGTAATTCTTGAAGAATTCCTTGCCTATCATTATGATGTGctgtttacttttaatttcaagatttttttcataattttctttttactgaccACACCACACACTTTTTCTATTAATCTGATTCACTCactgtttatgtgaaaatatttgtgcagctatttatcagagtacatttcctaccagtgttttgaatgcagaaacattgctcagaggagctaCTGAACTTCTCTGGGATGATTTCATATCCctaattttgcctcttctgttcttcctctcccaatttgccttccaagatctctccaagctgtgtgtgcctgggaatgttttgacagtcctgagctctgggccatgtcaaaggggacaaatgcaccttctggagaacactgtcactcctgctcacagagtctctctgactgcacaggggagattcccccaggctgtttcctggtgtgggataaagggacataaaggcagaggagagggatggaggagacatgGACATTTGCAATGGGCATGCTCAAGGCTGGTGAGATaaatgtccctgggacagggaggttgttcctgcagtcacacccagaaatgtcagggctctgacaggtgcccacacctgagctgggctcacgccctgctcacacccccagtgctgttcagagacacgagtccttcccttgcacacacacagacagttcctggcagtaggtgcagtgtctccctgggctcctgctgccactgcccggggctggaggcacctcagccctgcagagcccccaccctgcacactcacacacttcagctcagcactggggtttccctctccctggcatggcccagtccagcccctccctggtccCACCAATCCActtgccccagccccagccccacagagcagcacaatcaTGTCTGGCCCTACAGCAAGAAATGGAGGCAATGGAggtcagggacagtgactctgtGTCTGGAATGTTCAGGAGATCATCATCTCAggcatctcctgcagccccagggccagccccactccccaggacagcaggagagaatcagtcctggggctcctcaggcagcttctgctgccccagggacaggacagcctctttccatggctcctctgcacacacagcctgtcctgctcttctcctggcacatcccatctccccacagagcctttccccaggggaacacgtctgtgctggcctgactagccattcctgcagcccctccccgtgctccccacagcccccgagctggggatgctgctctgcagggcacacgggctgtggtgcccagggccatgggggggctctgctgggctgtgctggtcaggctgggaggcagagccagctgagggtggtccctgccactgaccccctgccacacaagctGTTGTGTGAccatggagggtgctcagaggggccctgccttgttccagtgctgggagatgggtttGGGGGCTATGCTGGATCTGTACTATGAGTGTCCAAGAAGAATAAATGAATCACTTACAAGACTCCTTTCCCTGTACCTGCTGTGTCCCATGAGTTTGCAGAGCTGTTGTTTGTCAGTTCACACTCAGATGTAGAATATTATCTCTGGGTGACTACACCCTGAACATGCCTGGGCTCATTGGACTCTATTCACTGCTGACTGCCTGGCACCTGCTGGCACATCCCCTGTGTTTTCATGGCAGTTCCCAAGTCTCTTAAGAAAACATTCACCTGCCATCAGCCCTGTGAGAAACTGTAGAGCCCCAGAAAGGTTAATCAGAAACCATTCACCATCTACATGGGTTCTGGCCACCAACAAGCAAAACTTGAACCAGACCTGAGGCCTTGGAAGGCCACACTGGGACCCTGATCTCATCCCACTGAGCCCCTGGAAAACAAGCCAAACAAGGAAAGTCTTTAGAGTCGATTCCTTGAGCATGTTCCTGAGACTGATTTGCAAGAagcccaaagccttcctgccctgccctcaggagatgccctttcctgatggagctgctgttgtgcagcccagctgtgtcccagctgtccccatggcctgtccctgcctgtgatccCAGGATGGACAcgcagcaggatgtgaccaacTTGTCAGAGTACTCAGGCCTTACAGCAATaacagggctgggaaggaaagTGTGAAAGtagaaacagcagctctgaaaagaccaagcactgctgctcactggcagtgctgctgtgctgggacgcttttccccctcccctctgccaaCAGGCACTGTCCTGCAGTGACCTTTAAGAACTGCTGTGAATAAGAATCAAAATAGTTACAACAGAGTCACttcttttgtttaattatttagaCAGTCTCTGGGTCAAAATCAGTAGTGAGAAAAAAGATTAGAAGGGAATTTATTATCAAATTTCAGTGGGCACAATATTGTGACAAGATGAACCAAATGACCTCCACCAAAACCTGAGAAGGAAGGATGGGCCTGTCAGGAGTTCCATTCTAAAGGCTATGCAGAAGACAACTGGAAGTTTGAAGCTTCTCAAGACCATCCAGTAATCAAATTCTGCACAGCACCCTTGAGTTCCttgttcctcaggctgtagatgagggggttcagtgttggaggaaccactgagtacagaactgccaccaccacatccagggatggggaggagataGAGGGAGGTTTCAGGTAGGCAAACACACCAGTGCTgataaacagggagaccacggccaggtgagggagacacgtggaaaaggctttgtgccatccctgctcagaggggatcctcagcacagccctgaagatctgcacataggagaaaactatgaaaatgaaacaaccaaaagctAAACAGACACTAACCACAATAATCCCAAGTTCcttgaggtaggagtgtgagcaggagagcttgaggatctgagggatttcacagaagaactggcccagggcattgccatggcacaggggcagggaaaatgtattgactgtgagcagcagagcattgagaaagccactggcccaggcagctgctgccatgtgggcacaagctctgctgcccaggagggtctcgtagtgcaggggtttgcagatggcaacgtagcggtcgtagcacatgatggtgaggagggaaaactctgctgaaatgaagaagacaaagataaagagctgtgcagcacatcccatgtaggagatggttgtggtgtcccagagggagttgtgcatggctttggggacagtggtgcagatgcagcccaggtctgtgagggacaggttgagcaggaagaagtgcatgggggtgtgcaggtggtggtcgcaggctacggcgctgatgatgaggccgttgcccaggagggcagccaggaagatgcccaggaagagccacaagtgcaggagctgcagctgccgtgtgtctgccaatggcaggaggaggaactggctgatggagctgctgttggacatttgctgcttctgtacATCGGGACCTGTACAAGTAGGAACGACAACTTAGATTTGAATTCACAGTGAAAATTCAAAGCCCTTTCTCACCCAGCCATCCTTGCCACTCAATGTGTCTGCCTTTTCCGTGTCTGCCTTTTCCATGTCTAGGAGACCTTCCTTCACCTTGGTTGCTGTATCCCTGATTGCTGCTGGGCAAGGGTTCTGTGAGGAGCTGGACCTCAGCCTGCAGCACAGTGGGGAGTCAGCTCTCCTCCCCCCAGGCAGTGCATGGGAATAGGGAGGAGAAGAGCCAGTCCTGATAGATGAACTTAGACAAGGATTGTGCTCCTAAGGCAGTGGAGCTTGTCAGCAACAGCCTTGCCAGCATGAAGGAACAGGGATGGCAGAAGGCAGAATGAGAGATATTTCTGCA belongs to Pithys albifrons albifrons isolate INPA30051 chromosome 7, PitAlb_v1, whole genome shotgun sequence and includes:
- the LOC139674205 gene encoding olfactory receptor 14A16-like; protein product: MSNSSSISQFLLLPLADTRQLQLLHLWLFLGIFLAALLGNGLIISAVACDHHLHTPMHFFLLNLSLTDLGCICTTVPKAMHNSLWDTTTISYMGCAAQLFIFVFFISAEFSLLTIMCYDRYVAICKPLHYETLLGSRACAHMAAAAWASGFLNALLLTVNTFSLPLCHGNALGQFFCEIPQILKLSCSHSYLKELGIIVVSVCLAFGCFIFIVFSYVQIFRAVLRIPSEQGWHKAFSTCLPHLAVVSLFISTGVFAYLKPPSISSPSLDVVVAVLYSVVPPTLNPLIYSLRNKELKGAVQNLITGWS